The following proteins come from a genomic window of Salvia hispanica cultivar TCC Black 2014 chromosome 4, UniMelb_Shisp_WGS_1.0, whole genome shotgun sequence:
- the LOC125220646 gene encoding serine/threonine-protein phosphatase 7 long form homolog: MASSSTGPSPLYCGPEDPSVLYLQPHHITESIISGNDTDTFQPRKLDNNIFQAPMHDRVLGHIERMGFGGVYRCGKPKMLDASLIGALIERWRPETHTFHLPVGEATVTLQDVEMLWGLRVDGEPVILTQVNHTREYWVDTCLSLLGIEPSQAELKLGGFNATTLKDVVRHRLDDDLPEYYYMQHARIFVLLLLGCLILPDTSGRKIPFHHILLLDDENQCSQLSWGAAALATLYHYLCEASCQKQKNIGGPLALLQMWAWERIPNIRPEIVDRVEYDGTTPCGIMWRGRLNVGRAPQHVQSYYREQLAHLHDNQFIWEPYLDRRPLPEECTRGMDVWACTNYLICYHIVEPYLGHRVARQFGNPQHIFLNETQFHNYERWESTRRGKSSVNWLTHHAYYVQYWRNRGEIEQQVYPDASNTDYMNWFRKITVTYITRPGIHGQPGIHETASTHTMMLETLVNVYHCLSGSETAYHQDIQRALNMVSTCMTVCGETERLDFVPTQRSAIDTTRPIIHNARREGRPGVRIGGPGYRRDVGFSQMGGGCSDPPRASWHAGSSSQMMGDEYYSEVNLDEYFGVRLQTQEEVEAEEDDDAEEDEAEVNDDAEDNEARETAWRESRTKARHESGAASGPASSSSLSTRGLTRNITRFFTRRTSSRTSKGVAAIKFTPSTYK; the protein is encoded by the exons ATGGCATCATCATCAACTGGACCGTCCCCTTTGTATTGTGGTCCCGAAGACCCGAGCGTACTTTACTTGCAACCGCATCATATAACTGAAAGTATAATCTCTGGGAATGATACCGACACCTTTCAACCACGCAAATTGGATAATAACATTTTTCAAGCTCCAATGCATGACCGAGTGTTGGGGCATATAGAGCGGATGGGTTTTGGTGGCGTGTACCGTTGTGGAAAGCCAAAAATGTTGGACGCTTCACTTATTGGGGCATTAATTGAGAGGTGGCGTCCCGAGACACACACGTTTCACCTTCCAGTTGGTGAAGCTACAGTGACCCTTCAAGATGTCGAGATGCTTTGGGGTTTAAGGGTTGATGGTGAACCAGTTATCCTTACACAAGTGAACCACACGAGAGAGTACTGGGTGGATACGTGTTTGTCGCTTTTAGGTATAGAACCTAGTCAAGCTGAATTGAAGTTGGGGGGATTTAATGCCACTACACTGAAGGATGTTGTTAGACACCGTCTTGACGACGATCTACCCGAGTATTATTACATGCAGCATGCACGTATATTTGTGCTACTCCTACTAGGTTGTTTGATCCTCCCAGACACTTCGGGGAGAAAAATTCCCTTCCACCACATTCTATTACTAGATGACGAGAATCAGTGTTCACAACTTAGTTGGGGTGCAGCAGCGCTTGCCACTTTATATCACTACCTTTGTGAAGCTTCGTGTCAAAAGCAGAAAAATATCGGTGGCCCATTGGCCCTTCTACAGATGTGGGCTTGGGAGAGGATACCCAATATTCGACCCGAGATAGTTGATAGGGTTGAGTATGATGGTACGACACCATGTGGAATAAT GTGGAGGGGGCGATTGAATGTGGGTAGAGCCCCGCAACATGTTCAAAGTTATTATAGGGAACAATTGGCTCATTTGCACGACAATCAG tttatttggGAGCCGTATTTGGATCGTCGTCCTCTACCAGAGGAGTGCACGCGTGGGATGGATGTTTGGGCGTGCACTAACTACCTCATTTGCTATCATATTGTGGAGCCGTATTTGGGTCATCGAGTTGCACGACAGTTTGGAAACCCCcaacatatttttcttaatgagACTCAATTCCACAATTATGAGAGATGGGAAAGTACAAGGCGAGGTAAGTCATCCGTAAACTGGCTAACTCATCATGCTTACTACGTTCAGTATTGGAGGAACCGGGGAGAAATAGAACAACAGGTGTATCCAGATGCCTCGAATACTGACTACATGAATTGGTTTCGGAAAATCACTGTGACTTACATTACTAGACCCGGCATCCATGGCCAGCCAGGCATCCATGAGACTGCCTCTACACATACGATGAtg TTGGAGACGTTGGTCAATGTGTATCACTGCCTTAGCGGATCTGAGACGGCATATCATCAGGACATCCAACGTGCTCTAAACATGGTGTCGACTTGTATGACAGTATGTGGGGAGACTGAACGTCTTGATTTTGTGCCTACCCAGCGATCAGCGATTGACACTACAAGACCAATCATTCACAACGCTAGGCGCGAAGGACGGCCTGGTGTCCGTATTGGCGGTCCAGGGTATAGGCGGGATGTAGGTTTCTCGCAGATGGGCGGAGGATGCAGTGACCCACCGCGTGCTTCTTGGCATGCTGGATCAAGTTCACAGATGATGGGTGACGAATATTATTCTGAAGTTAACCTTGATGAATATTTTGGAGTAAGATTACAAACACAGGAGGAGGTTGAGGCTGAGGAGGATGATGATGCTGAGGAGGATGAAGCTGAAGTGAATGATGATGCTGAGGACAATGAGGCACGTGAGACAGCTTGGCGCGAGTCACGCACAAAGGCTCGTCATGAGTCTGGGGCGGCTTCTGGGCCAGCTTCTAGTTCTTCACTCTCCACACGAGGATTGACACGGAATATAACAAGATTCTTTACTAGGAGAACATCCTCGCGTACATCCAAAGGGGTAGCTGCCATCAAGTTTACACCAAGTACTTACAAGTAG